In Pseudorasbora parva isolate DD20220531a chromosome 1, ASM2467924v1, whole genome shotgun sequence, the DNA window CTCCCTCTTTTTAGTATTTGGCAACAGTGTCTTAAGTGGAAGCGAAAAAGATGAATCGATTGACGCCGAGATGCGCTTACAATCTGTTTACGTTTTCATCGCTAGTGTTTTTTCTTCTGATATTATATGCCCAAACATCAGAAGCGAAGGTACATTGGGACATGTATCACTCTATTTTAATACAGTAACGAAATGCTTATTGACGTTGTTAGCATATTGTTTTGTTGGCAGTGCTAACTAGCCGTTAGCATGTTGCAATGTGTCTGTAAATTAAAAGCGTGACGTTAATACATTCGTAAATCAATACATTTCTGATCGCAAAGcatgtaaaatgttttataaactGACAGAAGTTTGGTAGTATGGTCATTGGTTTTATGTCATTCCTTGGCGTAAATTAATAAGCTTGTGTATCTGTGGTGAATTTTTTCAGAATTCAGAAGACATCAGGTGCAAATGCATCTGTCCACCCTATAAGGAAATTGATGGACAGATCTATAATCAAAACGTCTCCTTGAAGGACTGGTAAATGATTTACTAGGTTTAATTCGAGACTACAATACAATCTGCAATGATCCAACCTTATGACACTAGTCACTGATCCATGCCTCAAATATTATCATTTGCACAGCAATTGCCTTCATGTGGTGGAGCCGATGCCTGTTGAAGGCAAGGATGTGGAGGCATACTGTTTACGTTGTGAATGCAAATATGAAGAAAGGAGCTCTGGAACCATCAAAGTAAATTCAATATCTCTATTTGATagataaaacatattatatgCAAACTTAAAATAGGTTTAAATATTAGCAAAATAATCattttccactttttttttttaaaggtcactattataatatatcTGTCTATTCTGGGCCTTCTGCTGTTGTATATGGTCTATCTGACCCTGTTGGAGCCTATTTTGAAGAGGAGGCTGTTTGGCCATTCACAGCTCATTCAGAGTGACGACGATGTTGGGGTAAGTGTTTTGTTACATCTTCATAGATACAAGATTCAGTTTAAGTTTTAAAAGCTGGTAGTTTGGATGAAAAGCCTGTTGTATTGGATGAGTAGAACAGAAtagattttgtgtttttaattataTTCATATAGTATAAAGTAGAACTAGTTTGATAACCTTACACTCTTTTCTTACAGGACCAACAGCCCTTCGCCAATGCCCATGATGTGCTTTCCCGTTCTCGCTCTCGCTCCAACATGCTCAACAAAGTGGAGCACGCTCAGCAGCGCTGGAGGAGGCAGGTCCAAGAACAGCGCAAGTCTGTCTTTGACCGCCACGTGGTTCTCAGCTAAAAGCATTCACAATCTGGACTGTTATATGTGGGTTCTGGTATTGTGCTGAAAGCTGGGTCTTCTCCATGATGTCTGAGCAACCCCCAGTGACCCTAGTGTCTACATCTCTTTTTGGTGTGTAGGTTTGTTGTCTTGACGAATGCATTCGACAAAACCTTGTTTATTAGTCTTGCTTGTTATACAGACTGTTTGCATTAATTATCACTGTTCCTGCATTTGGAAATCAAGCACTCAGAAattagcaacaacaacaaaaagtttACTTCTACTGTGGTCCAGTCACCCCGAATGTGATGTGGGGATAGAAGTGCCAATTTCCTCATAACATTAGATGATCCATTTActcacaaaatgttttttatataaattccAGAATTCATACTAAACCCAAAATATTGATATCCAGTCTTTAGTAGTTTATTGTACAGAGAAAAATCCCCCCTCTCTCGCTTTTCTCTTTCTTACCTTGCAGTTTACTGTCAACTATTATATGTAAATAATCTGTGAATGTGTTTTGTCATTGTCCCCCAATGATATGCTATTTAATGACTAACTTCCCAGTTCAGTTTTTCTCTAGCTTTGTGTAGATTCAGGTTTCTGATTCACGATGGAGtaaaaatattcaaatttttGAATGGTACATTTTCTTTGAAGATTTCAAAATTATATTCTTTGGCATTAATATGTgtgtttgttatatatatatatatatatatatatatatatatatatatatatatatatatatatatatatatatatataatgtataataattgaAATGTTCAGGTACATGATTTAACAGAGAGCTAatttgacattttgatttaCATTACAGTTCTCTTAAAATGTGAACTATGGTTTCCTGTCTCAGTTTGTTCCTGCTGTAACACGCTGCTCAACCGAAATGACGCAGTTTCGCTTAATGGTAAGAGTATTTTTAATCCCCAGGAGGCGCTGTTTCCAAAGATGATTTTTACATTAGCACTGGGTTCGTTTATTATTAAACGTGCAGACAGTTATCTTTAGTATAAAAATGATAGTAAAAATGTCTCGAATGTAGGCTACTTTAGACCTAGGCCTATTTTTAGGAAAATTATCATATATTCACAGACTGTACATTCTGATATGCAAGTAGCCTACTCTTCCACCGCTTTTAAAATAGTAAACACAGTGAACTGGTTATATTAAACGGTTTTGCTTAAAAACTAAGCGTATTATTTTAACCGAAAGTATTTACCTCATAAACCAACTAGACAAAGTGAAATAGCTTTACACAAGGCTATGCATATCACCTTTCCCAAACCGCGGTTCTCATCATTTCCTGCgctccctcctcctcctcccagCCAAAAATACTGGGACAGATAGCCCAGCGCGCACTCCACCGAACACTAACTTATGCACACTCACAGCATGGATATGTGAAAAGGTAACCTTGGCAACCCAAGCGTCACTTTTCCAGACAAGGTAAGGAATTTCTTTATGTCCTTATATGCTCGCTGCTCCTGTGAGTGTCTTCTTTTGCAAATGGATAAAACAAATCTCCTTTGTTTTGATGACTTATGACTTATGTCATTAATGCTAAACTGATTTTAAATTCAACTTGTCTGCAGAGACAAATAAAAGcttaataacaaaaatataggGGGagaagtaaaataataatagcatAAATTACAGAAAAGATGGCACGTTTTGAGCTGAACAATTACAATTTACAAGACGCAGGTGTGTTTTGAAGTCGTCAGAACAAAGGAAAGCAAATGTCCTAATAAGAGATAATGCAGTAATGGGCTACACACGCTTATGAGAGAACATCTAATcagaataaatgtttcatcatgtGCATTGGAGAGTCATAATAACTCCTATGTGGTGTTTTACTTTGAACCAGAAACAAGGAGGCGCTCTTAAACCTTCTAAAATCACCAAGAAAACTAATAGACTCTTCTGAATCGCTGTT includes these proteins:
- the tmem9b gene encoding transmembrane protein 9B, yielding MNRLTPRCAYNLFTFSSLVFFLLILYAQTSEAKNSEDIRCKCICPPYKEIDGQIYNQNVSLKDCNCLHVVEPMPVEGKDVEAYCLRCECKYEERSSGTIKVTIIIYLSILGLLLLYMVYLTLLEPILKRRLFGHSQLIQSDDDVGDQQPFANAHDVLSRSRSRSNMLNKVEHAQQRWRRQVQEQRKSVFDRHVVLS